In Bombus huntii isolate Logan2020A chromosome 3, iyBomHunt1.1, whole genome shotgun sequence, a single genomic region encodes these proteins:
- the LOC126863840 gene encoding histone deacetylase 4 isoform X9, translating to MQGSVNVGGNRMSSEQARASAVATKDVGYRSVEIASAFTHLPQKEMARDTPGSPMSRPRDLVGGVGATTTLTSGGYHAGSGDPASLHGHVLQQKILELQQHHQLQQQILRQQYQAQERQLAELHEQQMHQLKLWEQQKQLEEQRREKERLEALRKKDKHDHSAIASTEVKQRLQSFLVNKKQREAAAAANGAVPGTPGYRSWLQPQSAESAGAANASHPYRMPQMLQEKFADDFPLRKTASEPNLLKVRLKQRVERNMAASRNSPLMARRKDRLLSHLKRKSLLANSSSNPESGPNSPPTVNNSQASPTAAANAAAAIQEETENTGYGGPLTSSSQQGSLSDLSLFSSPSMPNISLGRPHVPSGSSTTGTKLATVSEAEVRAAFTARLGMPLTGQMLPGTLPFYPSLTVIEGGDATSSGGYVHKQMQNMEHPSITNRQHPSAVYGTATATAPITDTQVAHARLQKAGHRPLGSRTQSAPLPLGHPMLQGGIMAPQTHYEEYLAEKQLHDQQQAHNYLKQQIRQTVLTRVGSRGQANQLDEAPENDESAEVIDLTGGKKDLSEESEISKQQRDREQFLQQQRDLMMRHTLQISNESSTAYGGSGTGGGSRSSQPSARPLSRALSSPLVHLTRDAGPQGSQATTGDLFARASSHRSTTGLAYDPLMLKHACVCGETVRGHPEHGGRLQSVWARLSETGLLQRCDRIRSRKATLEEIQTCHSEAHALLFGTNPMNRQKLDVSKLSQLPIKSFVRLPCGGVGVDSDTTWNELNTAPAARMAVGCVVDLAFKTAMADIKNGFAVVRPPGHHAETNQAMGFCFFNSVAIAARLLQQKLDIRKILILDWDVHHGNGTQQMFYDDPRVLYMSIHRHDEGNFFPGTGGPTECGAGEGLGYNVNVAWSGGLNPPMGDAEYLAAFRTIVMPIAKAFDPSIVLVSAGFDAAVGHPAPLGGYKVSPACFGKMTQQLLGLANGKVVLALEGGYDLAAICDSAQECVRALLGDEPTQLREEELTRIPCQNAVDTLQKTIAVQMSHWPCVKLNAHTVSMSAIEAGQKERDETETVSAMASLSMQQPTNLTTTPEHSREVSEEPMEQDDAK from the exons ACGTGGGTTACAGGAGCGTTGAGATCGCGTCCGCGTTTACGCATCTACCGCAGAAAG AGATGGCCCGGGATACGCCAGGCTCGCCAATGTCCAGACCGAGAGACCTGGTCGGCGGAGTTGGTGCTACGACCACCTTGACATCGGGCGGCTATCACGCTGGTTCCGGCGATCCAGCGAGCCTGCATGGTCACGTGCTGCAGCAGAAGATACTCGAG CTACAGCAGCATCATCAACTTCAGCAACAAATACTGCGGCAACAGTACCAAGCCCAGGAGCGACAGTTGGCCGAGTTACACGAGCAACAGATGCACCAGCTAAAG CTCTGGGAGCAGCAAAAACAGCTGGAAGAGCagaggagagaaaaagagagactCGAAGCACTGAGGAAGAAGGATAAACACGACCACAGTGCGATCGCTTCGACGGAGGTGAAGCAACGACTTCAG AGCTTCCTCGTGAACAAGAAGCAAAGGGAGGCCGCGGCCGCTGCGAACGGGGCCGTACCTGGTACACCCGGATACAGAAGCTG GTTGCAACCGCAATCGGCGGAATCGGCGGGCGCGGCGAACGCTTCGCATCCCTACCGGATGCCACAGATGCTGCAAGAAAAGTTCGCCGATGATTTTCCTCTTCGGAAAACAG CCTCGGAGCCGAACCTGCTGAAGGTGCGACTAAAGCAACGCGTGGAGAGGAACATGGCCGCGTCGAGAAATTCACCCCTGATGGCACGCCGGAAGGATCGCCTGCTGTCGCACCTCAAGCGGAAATCACTGCTAGCAA ATTCTAGCAGTAATCCGGAATCTGGGCCTAATTCACCACCGACCGTAAACAATTCTCAAGCGAGCCCCACCGCGGCAGCCAACGCAGCGGCAGCCATCCAAGAA GAGACGGAAAACACCGGCTACGGAGGTCCATTGACCAGCAGCAGTCAGCAAGGTAGCCTGTCGGATCTGTCGTTGTTCAGTTCACCGTCCATGCCCAACATCTCGCTGGGACGACCTCACGTTCCATCCGGTTCCAGTACG ACCGGTACGAAATTGGCCACCGTCTCGGAGGCAGAGGTACGCGCGGCGTTCACCGCGCGACTAGGGATGCCGCTCACCGGACAAATGTTGCCCGGCACCTTGCCTTTCTATCCATCGTTGACGGTGATCGAAGGAGGAGACGCCACGTCGAGCGGCGGTTACGTTCACAAACAGATGCAGAATATGGAACACCCGTCGATAACGAACCGGCAACACCCGTCTGCGGTTTACGGCACCGCGACCGCCACGGCTCCCATCACCGACACGCAAGTAGCGCATGCGAGGCTGCAAAAGGCTGGTCACCGGCCTTTAGGTA GTAGGACTCAGTCGGCGCCTCTGCCGTTGGGCCATCCGATGCTGCAAGGTGGCATCATGGCGCCGCAGACCCATTACGAGGAGTACCTGGCCGAGAAGCAACTGCACGATCAGCAGCAGGCGCACAACTACCTCAAACAGCAGATTCGTCAAACGGTGTTGACGCGTGTCGGATCTCGGGGACAGGCGAATCAGCTGGACGAAGCACCGGAGAACGACGAGTCCGCCGAGGTGATAGATCTTACCGGAGGCAAGAAAGATTTGTCGGAGGAGAGCGAGATCTCGAAACAGCAACGGGATCGCGAACAGTTTCTTCAGCAGCAGAGAGATCTGATGATGAGACACACCTTGCAAATATCCAACGAGTCGTCGACGGCCTACGGCGGAAGCGGTACCGGTGGCGGCAGCAGGAGCAGTCAGCCGAGTGCCAGACCGCTGTCCAGAGCGCTGTCCAGCCCGTTGGTTCACTTGA CGCGCGACGCAGGTCCTCAGGGAAGCCAAGCCACCACCGGTGATCTGTTCGCGCGCGCTTCTTCCCATCGATCCACTACCGGTTTGGCCTACGATCCGTTGATGTTGAAGCACGCCTGTGTCTGCGGCGAAACGGTTCGTGGTCATCCCGAGCACGGAGGCAGGTTGCAGAGCGTCTGGGCACGGCTGTCGGAGACAGGACTGCTACAGCGTTGCGACCGAATACGTTCGCGCAAAGCCACCCTCGAGGAGATTCAAACGTGTCACAGCGAAGCTCACGCTCTTCTCTTTG GAACGAATCCGATGAACCGACAAAAGCTGGACGTATCGAAGCTCTCTCAACTTCCGATCAAGAGTTTCGTGCGGCTGCCCTGCGGCGGAGTAGGCGTCGATTCCGACACCACGTGGAACGAACTGAATACCGCGCCGGCCGCCCGGATGGCTGTCGGTTGCGTCGTCGATCTGGCCTTTAAAACCGCCATGGCTGACATTAAGAACGGTTTCGCCGTCGTACGACCGCCCGGACATCACGCCGAAACCAACCAGGCCATGGGTTTCTGCTTCTTCAATTCGGTCGCGATCGCTGCTCGATTGCTTCAGCAGAAGCTCGATATTAGGAAAATCTTGATCCTGGATTGG GATGTCCATCATGGGAACGGCACGCAGCAAATGTTCTACGACGACCCACGGGTGCTGTACATGTCGATACACAGGCACGACGAAGGTAACTTCTTTCCAGGAACCGGTGGACCGACCGAGTGCGGGGCTGGCGAGGGTCTGGGCTACAACGTGAACGTAGCCTGGTCCGGTGGGCTGAATCCTCCGATGGGTGACGCGGAATATCTAGCCGCGTTTCGTACGATCGTCATGCCGATCGCCAAGGCGTTCGATCCCAGCATCGTCCTCGTCTCGGCAGGATTCGACGCCGCCGTTGGCCATCCCGCGCCCCTCGGAGGCTACAAAGTTAGCCCCGCTTGCTTCGGCAAGATGACGCAACAGTTGCTCGGACTGGCGAACGGTAAGGTTGTTCTCGCTCTCGAAGGTGGTTACGATTTGGCCGCGATTTGCGACTCCGCCCAAGAATGCGTTCGGGCTCTGCTCGGGGACGAACCTACTCAACTTCGGGAAGAGGAATTGACGAGGATACCTTGTCAAAACGCGGTCGACACGCTGCAAAAGACGATCGCCGTGCAG ATGTCTCATTGGCCTTGCGTCAAGCTGAACGCGCACACGGTGTCGATGAGCGCGATCGAAGCTGGACAGAAAGAGCGCGACGAAACCGAGACGGTCTCCGCGATGGCCTCTCTGTCGATGCAGCAGCCTACCAATTTAAC GACTACCCCAGAACATTCCCGAGAAGTTTCCGAGGAGCCAATGGAACAGGATGACGCCAAATGA
- the LOC126863840 gene encoding histone deacetylase 5 isoform X11, which yields MARDTPGSPMSRPRDLVGGVGATTTLTSGGYHAGSGDPASLHGHVLQQKILELQQHHQLQQQILRQQYQAQERQLAELHEQQMHQLKLWEQQKQLEEQRREKERLEALRKKDKHDHSAIASTEVKQRLQSFLVNKKQREAAAAANGAVPGTPGYRSWLQPQSAESAGAANASHPYRMPQMLQEKFADDFPLRKTASEPNLLKVRLKQRVERNMAASRNSPLMARRKDRLLSHLKRKSLLANSSSNPESGPNSPPTVNNSQASPTAAANAAAAIQEETENTGYGGPLTSSSQQGSLSDLSLFSSPSMPNISLGRPHVPSGSSTTGTKLATVSEAEVRAAFTARLGMPLTGQMLPGTLPFYPSLTVIEGGDATSSGGYVHKQMQNMEHPSITNRQHPSAVYGTATATAPITDTQVAHARLQKAGHRPLGSRTQSAPLPLGHPMLQGGIMAPQTHYEEYLAEKQLHDQQQAHNYLKQQIRQTVLTRVGSRGQANQLDEAPENDESAEVIDLTGGKKDLSEESEISKQQRDREQFLQQQRDLMMRHTLQISNESSTAYGGSGTGGGSRSSQPSARPLSRALSSPLVHLTRDAGPQGSQATTGDLFARASSHRSTTGLAYDPLMLKHACVCGETVRGHPEHGGRLQSVWARLSETGLLQRCDRIRSRKATLEEIQTCHSEAHALLFGTNPMNRQKLDVSKLSQLPIKSFVRLPCGGVGVDSDTTWNELNTAPAARMAVGCVVDLAFKTAMADIKNGFAVVRPPGHHAETNQAMGFCFFNSVAIAARLLQQKLDIRKILILDWDVHHGNGTQQMFYDDPRVLYMSIHRHDEGNFFPGTGGPTECGAGEGLGYNVNVAWSGGLNPPMGDAEYLAAFRTIVMPIAKAFDPSIVLVSAGFDAAVGHPAPLGGYKVSPACFGKMTQQLLGLANGKVVLALEGGYDLAAICDSAQECVRALLGDEPTQLREEELTRIPCQNAVDTLQKTIAVQMSHWPCVKLNAHTVSMSAIEAGQKERDETETVSAMASLSMQQPTNLTTTPEHSREVSEEPMEQDDAK from the exons ATGGCCCGGGATACGCCAGGCTCGCCAATGTCCAGACCGAGAGACCTGGTCGGCGGAGTTGGTGCTACGACCACCTTGACATCGGGCGGCTATCACGCTGGTTCCGGCGATCCAGCGAGCCTGCATGGTCACGTGCTGCAGCAGAAGATACTCGAG CTACAGCAGCATCATCAACTTCAGCAACAAATACTGCGGCAACAGTACCAAGCCCAGGAGCGACAGTTGGCCGAGTTACACGAGCAACAGATGCACCAGCTAAAG CTCTGGGAGCAGCAAAAACAGCTGGAAGAGCagaggagagaaaaagagagactCGAAGCACTGAGGAAGAAGGATAAACACGACCACAGTGCGATCGCTTCGACGGAGGTGAAGCAACGACTTCAG AGCTTCCTCGTGAACAAGAAGCAAAGGGAGGCCGCGGCCGCTGCGAACGGGGCCGTACCTGGTACACCCGGATACAGAAGCTG GTTGCAACCGCAATCGGCGGAATCGGCGGGCGCGGCGAACGCTTCGCATCCCTACCGGATGCCACAGATGCTGCAAGAAAAGTTCGCCGATGATTTTCCTCTTCGGAAAACAG CCTCGGAGCCGAACCTGCTGAAGGTGCGACTAAAGCAACGCGTGGAGAGGAACATGGCCGCGTCGAGAAATTCACCCCTGATGGCACGCCGGAAGGATCGCCTGCTGTCGCACCTCAAGCGGAAATCACTGCTAGCAA ATTCTAGCAGTAATCCGGAATCTGGGCCTAATTCACCACCGACCGTAAACAATTCTCAAGCGAGCCCCACCGCGGCAGCCAACGCAGCGGCAGCCATCCAAGAA GAGACGGAAAACACCGGCTACGGAGGTCCATTGACCAGCAGCAGTCAGCAAGGTAGCCTGTCGGATCTGTCGTTGTTCAGTTCACCGTCCATGCCCAACATCTCGCTGGGACGACCTCACGTTCCATCCGGTTCCAGTACG ACCGGTACGAAATTGGCCACCGTCTCGGAGGCAGAGGTACGCGCGGCGTTCACCGCGCGACTAGGGATGCCGCTCACCGGACAAATGTTGCCCGGCACCTTGCCTTTCTATCCATCGTTGACGGTGATCGAAGGAGGAGACGCCACGTCGAGCGGCGGTTACGTTCACAAACAGATGCAGAATATGGAACACCCGTCGATAACGAACCGGCAACACCCGTCTGCGGTTTACGGCACCGCGACCGCCACGGCTCCCATCACCGACACGCAAGTAGCGCATGCGAGGCTGCAAAAGGCTGGTCACCGGCCTTTAGGTA GTAGGACTCAGTCGGCGCCTCTGCCGTTGGGCCATCCGATGCTGCAAGGTGGCATCATGGCGCCGCAGACCCATTACGAGGAGTACCTGGCCGAGAAGCAACTGCACGATCAGCAGCAGGCGCACAACTACCTCAAACAGCAGATTCGTCAAACGGTGTTGACGCGTGTCGGATCTCGGGGACAGGCGAATCAGCTGGACGAAGCACCGGAGAACGACGAGTCCGCCGAGGTGATAGATCTTACCGGAGGCAAGAAAGATTTGTCGGAGGAGAGCGAGATCTCGAAACAGCAACGGGATCGCGAACAGTTTCTTCAGCAGCAGAGAGATCTGATGATGAGACACACCTTGCAAATATCCAACGAGTCGTCGACGGCCTACGGCGGAAGCGGTACCGGTGGCGGCAGCAGGAGCAGTCAGCCGAGTGCCAGACCGCTGTCCAGAGCGCTGTCCAGCCCGTTGGTTCACTTGA CGCGCGACGCAGGTCCTCAGGGAAGCCAAGCCACCACCGGTGATCTGTTCGCGCGCGCTTCTTCCCATCGATCCACTACCGGTTTGGCCTACGATCCGTTGATGTTGAAGCACGCCTGTGTCTGCGGCGAAACGGTTCGTGGTCATCCCGAGCACGGAGGCAGGTTGCAGAGCGTCTGGGCACGGCTGTCGGAGACAGGACTGCTACAGCGTTGCGACCGAATACGTTCGCGCAAAGCCACCCTCGAGGAGATTCAAACGTGTCACAGCGAAGCTCACGCTCTTCTCTTTG GAACGAATCCGATGAACCGACAAAAGCTGGACGTATCGAAGCTCTCTCAACTTCCGATCAAGAGTTTCGTGCGGCTGCCCTGCGGCGGAGTAGGCGTCGATTCCGACACCACGTGGAACGAACTGAATACCGCGCCGGCCGCCCGGATGGCTGTCGGTTGCGTCGTCGATCTGGCCTTTAAAACCGCCATGGCTGACATTAAGAACGGTTTCGCCGTCGTACGACCGCCCGGACATCACGCCGAAACCAACCAGGCCATGGGTTTCTGCTTCTTCAATTCGGTCGCGATCGCTGCTCGATTGCTTCAGCAGAAGCTCGATATTAGGAAAATCTTGATCCTGGATTGG GATGTCCATCATGGGAACGGCACGCAGCAAATGTTCTACGACGACCCACGGGTGCTGTACATGTCGATACACAGGCACGACGAAGGTAACTTCTTTCCAGGAACCGGTGGACCGACCGAGTGCGGGGCTGGCGAGGGTCTGGGCTACAACGTGAACGTAGCCTGGTCCGGTGGGCTGAATCCTCCGATGGGTGACGCGGAATATCTAGCCGCGTTTCGTACGATCGTCATGCCGATCGCCAAGGCGTTCGATCCCAGCATCGTCCTCGTCTCGGCAGGATTCGACGCCGCCGTTGGCCATCCCGCGCCCCTCGGAGGCTACAAAGTTAGCCCCGCTTGCTTCGGCAAGATGACGCAACAGTTGCTCGGACTGGCGAACGGTAAGGTTGTTCTCGCTCTCGAAGGTGGTTACGATTTGGCCGCGATTTGCGACTCCGCCCAAGAATGCGTTCGGGCTCTGCTCGGGGACGAACCTACTCAACTTCGGGAAGAGGAATTGACGAGGATACCTTGTCAAAACGCGGTCGACACGCTGCAAAAGACGATCGCCGTGCAG ATGTCTCATTGGCCTTGCGTCAAGCTGAACGCGCACACGGTGTCGATGAGCGCGATCGAAGCTGGACAGAAAGAGCGCGACGAAACCGAGACGGTCTCCGCGATGGCCTCTCTGTCGATGCAGCAGCCTACCAATTTAAC GACTACCCCAGAACATTCCCGAGAAGTTTCCGAGGAGCCAATGGAACAGGATGACGCCAAATGA